A window from Dromaius novaehollandiae isolate bDroNov1 chromosome 1, bDroNov1.hap1, whole genome shotgun sequence encodes these proteins:
- the IFNGR2 gene encoding interferon gamma receptor 2 isoform X2, whose protein sequence is MPCRALCLFLLLLLLLLLGPAWATAAASSIHLPAPQSVMVYSYNFRSSLRWSPVKVDRGPVLYTVHFKTGAFNQWDEMNCTHITQTECNFPQFLNERRWTIILRVRAELGQMVSDWVESDPFVAERNTTIGPPKVNSVIVSSDSLLVSVIPPFGSELGDFLQYRVSYWENSTSTTEKETKMSNTLFKIMNLKELTLYCFKVQVEFMIEQDVQIRGLQSVPECYRTTVSVGLFLMWRYHNTIKYWSQPPFKIPSHFEEYLKDPSMPVLEALENCTEEDPCDSLSVVCNGEKSQECDSTAEGKARSHSSSSESELT, encoded by the exons CATCTTCTATCCATTTACCAGCACCACAGAGTGTGATGGTTTATTCCTATAACTTTCGTAGCTCATTGAGGTGGTCTCCTGTTAAGGTGGATAGAGGCCCGGTGTTATATACAGTCCATTTTAAAAC AGGGGCTTTTAACCAGTGGGATGAGATGAACTGCACCCATATTACCCAGACTGAATGCAACTTCCCCCAGTTCCTTAATGAACGGCGTTGGACTATTATTTTGCGTGTGAGGGCTGAGTTAGGACAAATGGTTTCTGACTGGGTGGAATCAGATCCATTTGTGGCAGAGAGAAACA ctACTATAGGACCCCCTAAAGTGAACAGTGTGATTGTAAGCTCTGACTCACTTCTTGTTAGCGTTATACCCCCTTTTGGATCTGAACTAGGTGACTTTCTTCAGTATCGTGTGTCCTACTGGGAGAACTCAACAAGTACTACTGAGAaa GAGACAAAGATGAGCAATACGCTGTTCAAAATTATGAATCTAAAGGAGTTGACACTATATTGTTTTAAAGTTCAAGTAGAATTCATGATAGAGCAAGATGTCCAGATACGTGGACTACAAAGTGTCCCAGAGTGTTACAGAACCACAGTCAGTG TTGGCTTGTTTCTTATGTGGAGATACCACAACACAATTAAATATTGGTCTCAGCCACCTTTCAAAATCCCATCACACTTTGAAGAG TATTTGAAAGATCCCAGCATGCCTGTTTTAGAGGCATTGGAGAATTGCACTGAGGAAGATCCCTGTGATTCCTTATCTGTTGTGTGTAATGGAGAAAAAAGCCAGGAATGTGACAGCACTGCAGAGGGTAAAGCTCGTTCCCACAGCAGCTCCAGTGAAAGTGAACTAACTTAA
- the IFNGR2 gene encoding interferon gamma receptor 2 isoform X1 — MPCRALCLFLLLLLLLLLGPAWATAAASSIHLPAPQSVMVYSYNFRSSLRWSPVKVDRGPVLYTVHFKTGAFNQWDEMNCTHITQTECNFPQFLNERRWTIILRVRAELGQMVSDWVESDPFVAERNTTIGPPKVNSVIVSSDSLLVSVIPPFGSELGDFLQYRVSYWENSTSTTEKETKMSNTLFKIMNLKELTLYCFKVQVEFMIEQDVQIRGLQSVPECYRTTVSEATRAGYIILIFLLTLFLVILVIVGLFLMWRYHNTIKYWSQPPFKIPSHFEEYLKDPSMPVLEALENCTEEDPCDSLSVVCNGEKSQECDSTAEGKARSHSSSSESELT, encoded by the exons CATCTTCTATCCATTTACCAGCACCACAGAGTGTGATGGTTTATTCCTATAACTTTCGTAGCTCATTGAGGTGGTCTCCTGTTAAGGTGGATAGAGGCCCGGTGTTATATACAGTCCATTTTAAAAC AGGGGCTTTTAACCAGTGGGATGAGATGAACTGCACCCATATTACCCAGACTGAATGCAACTTCCCCCAGTTCCTTAATGAACGGCGTTGGACTATTATTTTGCGTGTGAGGGCTGAGTTAGGACAAATGGTTTCTGACTGGGTGGAATCAGATCCATTTGTGGCAGAGAGAAACA ctACTATAGGACCCCCTAAAGTGAACAGTGTGATTGTAAGCTCTGACTCACTTCTTGTTAGCGTTATACCCCCTTTTGGATCTGAACTAGGTGACTTTCTTCAGTATCGTGTGTCCTACTGGGAGAACTCAACAAGTACTACTGAGAaa GAGACAAAGATGAGCAATACGCTGTTCAAAATTATGAATCTAAAGGAGTTGACACTATATTGTTTTAAAGTTCAAGTAGAATTCATGATAGAGCAAGATGTCCAGATACGTGGACTACAAAGTGTCCCAGAGTGTTACAGAACCACAGTCAGTG aggcAACCAGAGCTGGATATATTATACTAATATTTCTGTTAACCTTATTTCTTGTAATTCTTGTAATAGTTGGCTTGTTTCTTATGTGGAGATACCACAACACAATTAAATATTGGTCTCAGCCACCTTTCAAAATCCCATCACACTTTGAAGAG TATTTGAAAGATCCCAGCATGCCTGTTTTAGAGGCATTGGAGAATTGCACTGAGGAAGATCCCTGTGATTCCTTATCTGTTGTGTGTAATGGAGAAAAAAGCCAGGAATGTGACAGCACTGCAGAGGGTAAAGCTCGTTCCCACAGCAGCTCCAGTGAAAGTGAACTAACTTAA